The genomic interval TCGATGAACGCAACAAACACCTCCGGGCAGCCCAGTTTGATGAAGTCCGCTGGTTCAGCCTTTATTTCCCGACCATGGAAAGCGGCCAGATTATGGCACAGCTCATCACACTGACCATTGGCGGACTCGCCATTATGGGCAGCTCCGACGCGATCACTCTCGGTACGCTGATCGCTTTTCTGGCTTATCTCAAAGGTTTCTTCCAGCCGCTGGGGTCCCTCTCCGACAAAGCCGGTTCCTTTCAGGTCGCCATGGCCTCTCTGGAACGGATTTTTGATCTCCTCGATGAAAAGGAGCTGATCCAGGATCCGGAAAATCCGGAAAACCCGGACAAACTGGCAGGAACTATCGCATTTAATCAGGTCTCCTTCGCCTATGTTGAAAACAACTGGGTCATCAAAAACCTGTCCTTCGAAGTACAGCCCGGACAGGTACTCGCCGTCGTCGGTGCAACCGGTGCGGGTAAAAGCACCATTATCAATCTGATCGGACGCTTCTACGATGTGCAGCAGGGATCGGTAACCATCGACGGTACCGATATACGGAACTTCTCAAAACATGATTTACGCAAGCGACTGGGCTATGTTTTCCAGGATCCGTTTATTTTCACCGGTTCCGTCGCGGACAATATCAGCCTAGGCCAGCCCGGCATTACCCGCGCCGACATCGAACACGCCGCAAAAACCGTGAATGCCCACGATTTTGTCCAGGCTATGCCGCAGGGCTACGACACCATACTGAATGAACGAGGCGCCGGTCTCTCGCTCGGTCAGAAACAGCTGCTGGCCATGGCCCGTGCACTGGCGCAGAATCCGGAACTCCTTTTTGTGCTCGACGAGGCAACCGCCAGTGTCGATACCGGAACCGAAATCCTGATTCAGGACGCCCTGACCAAACTGATGGCCAACCGCACCTCCATCGTGATTGCCCACCGCCTTTCCACCATCCGCAATGCCGACCGCATTCTCGTGATGCGCCACGGCGAACTCATTGATCAGGGAACGCACGATGAACTGATGGCGAACGACGGCTATTACCGCCAGCTCTACGAACTGCTGGAACACGCCCCCGCCTGACCGCAGGAAAATCCGGTTTCTTTGTGTGCCCACCGATCCGGCCGTTCCCGGCCTGGTCGCACGGTCGGATTACATTTTCATTTTCTTGAAAACGAATTCCGGAATGCAGCGGATAATCAGCATAATCCAGCGCCACATCCACAGGATATAAATCACGTTCTTTTTCTTTTCCAATCCCTGAAAAACCGCTTCAGCAATCTGTTCAGGGCTCGCGGTTAACGCCGCAGGAAGCTCCAGATTCTCCGTCATTTTCGTGCGTGCAAATCCCGGTTTCACCGTCATGACGTGAACCCCTTTTTCAGCCAGCCGGTTTCTCAGCCCGCCCAGAAAAGCCGACAGGCCGGCTTTGGCACTGCCGTAAATATAATTGCTCTGCCGGCCGCGGTCTCCTGCAACCGAGCTGATCGCCGCAATGGCCCCTCGGCCGCGCTGCTCAAAATCCTCGGCAATCACACTGAGTATCGTCGCCATACCCGTAAAATTGATATCAATCGTCTGCCGGATATCCTCAACGTCATTGCGCACCTTTTCCTGATCGCTCATATATCCGAAGCAGGCAATCACCGCATCGGGTTTCACCGGTAGCGATTCATAGCATTTCCGATGGCCGGAAAAATCGGTTGCGTCAAATTTAAATGTCAGCACCTCCGTACCCGACCGCACCTTCAGATCGCTTGCAATCGGTTCCAGCAGATCGGCCTCCAGCGCTCCTAGCGTCAGACTCCATCCCTCCGCCGCATACTTCTTTGCAATCGCCTGAGCCATATCCGACGTCGCACCCAAAATTAAAACATTCTTCATGAACAGTCTCCTATCCTGTAATTCCGATCCGTTTGGACTGCAGCGAGGCGAATCTGGTTCCGCCTTCGTTCAGCAGGGCAATCGCCTGGCGGAACTCATCAGCATTGGGATAGGTTTTTTCAAACATTTCCGCGTCCATCCGCGAATCTTTAGCCAGATAAAGCCGCCCCCCGTAATCGGCCACCATCGCATCCAGTTCCTTAAACAGACTCATCGCTTTTACCGAAATGGGGAAATCGAGCGCCAGCGTGTATCCGGCCATGGGAAATGACATAAAACTCTCCTGCTCGCCAAAGAGTTTGAGCACGGCAAGGAACGACCCGAGTCCGCTGTCAGTAATGCGTTTCAGAATGGTTCGCATACCTTCGCGACCGGCGGCTTTGGGGATCACAAACTGGTATTGTGTAAATCCGCGTTTGCCGTAAATCCGGTTCCAGTCGGCAATCGCGTCGAGCGGATAAAAGAAACTGTTGTAATCTACAACATGCTCATGTTTCCCGGGCCGCGTCTTGTTGTAATACACAAAATTAAACGCCTTCATACTCAGCGGATTCAGCACAAAGTTCGGAAAATTCACCGGAATGCCCAGATGCATTCCTTTTTTGACGGTCAGCGGATCATTTTTATGCACCTGATTCACCAGATCGGTCGTCGTGGCATGTTCACCCCGCATCAGAATACTCCGCCCCATTGCATCGCCCCTGGCCAGACAGTCAATCCAGGCCACCGAATAGGTCCAGTCCTCCGACATTTCGAACCCGTCCATAATCTCTTCCAGATTCGCCGCCCGGACAGTTTCCTCTTTAATGTAGGCCGTCTCGATTTTCCGCAACCTGAACGTTGCATTCAGAATAATTCCGCTCAGCCCCATGCCCCCGACGGTGATATTGAAAAACTCCGCATTCTCTGTCGGCGAACAGGAAATCACCGATCCGTCGTTACGCATGATATCCATCCGGAGAACATGCTGCCCGAACGATCCGTCCACATGATGATTTTTCCCGTGTACATCGGCGGCAATCGCACCGCCCACCGTAATCAGTTTCGTTCCCGGTGTTACCGGAAGAAACCAGCCGTGCGGCACAAAGACATCCAGAATTTCCGACAGCAGCACACCGGCCTGGCAGCACAGTTCACCGGTCGACTCATCAAATGACAGAAATTTATTAAACCGGCGCGTAAGAATAACCCTATCCTGCAGCGATGCATCTCCATACGACCGGCCGTTGCCGAAAGCAATAACGTCCCCCGGCAGCTCCAGCTGCCGTTTTAACTGCTCCGTTGTATCAAAACCGTTTACCTCAGCCTCGATAACCGGATAATTCCCCCAATCAGAAATCTTTCGCATGGACACCTCACTCACGACTTGTTCAATGACCCGACACCATATACATATTTATAGTATGAAAACAGTAGAAATCATTTGTAGGAATTGCGGAGCCGACGCACTGCTCACACGTGAACCCATCTACGAAGGTTTTACTAAAACCGGGGAAAAACTCACCTGCTCGGCATGCGGTTTTGAGTTTCCCTCTGAAACCGACGTACCGTTCAAACATAAAAAAGCGGAACCTGAAATTTTCACCGATGCCGACCGTCCGGAAACAGTCAAAGTTTTTAAAGAAGATGAAAACGCCGCGCTCTGCCGCTACTGTGCAAACTATATCGTAAATCCTTTCACGCAGTTCTGCTCCGTCCACAAAAAGGAAGTGGAGTCTACCGACTCCTGCCCGCAGTTTGAAAAAGCACAAACCAAAAAGGCCTCGGACGATCTGTTCTAGGCATCCGGTTCTTCCAATGCCTGGAAGTCTTCGTCTTCCAGCTCCACCTTTTCAATCCTGCTAAAACGGGTGCTGATTTTTTTCGCGGACGTCTGCACCAGCCCCACATCCTTGTTGGCCTGGCCGATATGCGTCGCCAGCTTATCCATCCTGCTCTGAAAGCGCTCAAAGTCCTTCGAAAGCGCCACAAGGTGCTCCTGAATAATATGCACCTGTTTGCGGGTGGCCGCATCTTTCAGCACGGCACGCGAAGTCGTCAGCACCGCCATCATCGTCGTCGGCGACGTCAGCCAGACCCGCGCCCGCTGCGCCTCCTCCACCAGCTCCGGATAGCGCGCATGAATTTCTGCAAAAATCGCCTCGGCCGGAATAAACATCATTGCACCGTCTGAGGTCTCCCCGGGAATAATGTATTTCGAGGCAATATCTTTGATGTGTTTTCTGATATCCTGACGGAACTGCTGCTCCGCCGCTTTCCGATCCGCATCACCCAGATTGAAATCAACCATTTTCTGGAAACTCTCCAGCGGAAATTTCGAATCAATGCAGATCGTCCCGGTCGGTTCCGGCAGAAAAAGCACACAGTCCGCACGTACACCGTTACTGAACGTATGCTGCAGCGAAAAGCTGTTTTCCGGCATGATATTGGCAATCAGCGCATTCAACTGCACTTCACCGAATGCACCGCGCGACCGTTTATCAGAAAGCACTTCCTGCAGTGAAACCACATTCCCCGAAAGCTCCGCGATTTTCTCCTGCGCCTTATCAATCTCCACCAGACGTTTCAGCACATCCTCAAAAACCCTGCTGGTTTTTTCGAACCCTTTATCCAGACGCTCCTCAACCTTGCCGCTGATTTCCCCCAGCCGCTTTTCGTTAGTTTCGACCAGCTCTCTCATCCGCTCACCGAACTGCCGCGCATTTTTCTCCAGCGATTCATCCACCCGCACACGAACCGACTCCACATCGCCCCGCAGGTCCTTTTCCAGTCCCCGGAAAATATCCTCAAGTTTTTTAATCCGCTCCGTCCCCTGATCATTCTGAACCCCGATCTGCCGGGCAAACTCATCAAGACGCGTATTCACCTTGGTATTTCCGGTAAGTATCAGCATCAGCATCACCGCGAGAACGACCAGAACCAGAATCAATAAAACCGTTGTAATCATCAAAAGCCTCCAAAGACCGGAGCACTATGCAAAAACTTCCAATCCGTGGAAAGCGTTGAAAACGCCCGCCCACCGGAATGCGACGTACACCGATTCGAAAGAGTTACTGTACCGTGCGCTTGCGATAGTGGAGAGAATCCCCGCGCTCGTTAAACCCGATGGTCTCCCCGATGCCTTTGATTCGCCCACTCAGGCATCCCCGGCACATCGACGAATTTTCATCGATGCAGGGTTTATTATCATACAGCTGATATTTCGGCCGGAATTCCGTTTCCGTCAGATTCGGCATAATCACGTTGGCCCCGCATTTAAGGCCCTGTTCGCGACCGGTATATTCCAATGCCTGAAGCGCTGTGGCGGCCGCAATATTAACGTCACGCAGAACCAGACGCGTAACAGCAATCATTTTAAGCCCCAACTGCAGCGCCGCTTTTTTTTCTTCGTCGGTATAAGCCGGAATTTCTTTTCCCATCGGCGTATCGGAATGCGGGATATACGGTCCCATGCCGATCATATCAATATCGATTTCTTTCAGAAAAAGGATGTCATTGGCCAGATCCTCCATGGTCTGCCCCGGCAGGCCTATCATCACCCCGGTGCCTACCTGATATCCGGTGCGGCGCAGAGCTTTCAGACACTCCCTGCGCACATCCATCGAATGATCTTCCGGGTGTATTTTGGCATAAAGCTCCGGATTGGTGGTTTCAATGCGCAGGAGGTAGCGATGTGCACCGGCCTCTTTCCAGCGCGTATAAACATCTTCGGTCTGCTCGCCCAGCGAAAGCGTAATCCCCAATGTTCCACCCGTTGCATCGGCAATACGTTTCACCACACGCTCGATCATGGCAATATATTCTTCGTCCTGCCGTTCGCCCGACTGAATAACACAGGACCCGTATTCGGCATCATAAGCCCACATCGCCTCTTTGAAGATCTCCTCTTCATCCATCAGAAACCGTTCAACCTGTTTATTACTGCGCCGGATCCCGCAATAGTAGCAGTCCTTAATGCAGATATTACTGCACTCGATCAATCCCCGGAAATAAGCCACCCGGCCCACCTGCTCCGCCTTTACCGCATAAGCCGTATCAAACAGCATCTGAAGCATCGTCTCGTCAGTGATCGACAAAAGCGCAGCAATCTCCGCACGCGTCAGATTTCCCGTTAAGCAGGCCTTCTCTAAAATGGGTTCTATCATTTTACTTCCTTCTATTGATCCACAGATCACCGGATGAACAGGATTATAAATCAGTGAGTATCCGTGTAATCAGTGGATTAGAAATATAGGTCACGAGCCCCTTCGCGTACCTGCTGCATACGGTTTCTTAACTCATCTTTGGCTTTGCTTTCCGGCATCGCCTCCAGTTCCCGGTCAATCTGCTTCAACCCCGCCGCCAGTGTTTCGCCTGAAGCATAGTCGTTCAGATATTCCAGAAACGTAAGCACCGCATTCGGTGTACAGAACCGTTTCACAAATCCGGGAATGGCAAATTCCATGAAATGCTCTCCGGTCCGCCCCTTCCGATAGCAGCCGGTGCAGAACGACGGAATAAAGCCGGCATTGCATAGTTCGCGGATAATTTCATCCAGACTGCGGTTATCCCCCAATAGAAACTGACTTTTTTTATACGACTCCGAATCTCTATTCGAATACGACCCCACGCCGATACTTGATCCGCCGTCAATCTGACTCACCCCGAACGCCAGCATTTCATTCCGCAGCTCCGTCGGCTCACGGCATGTCAGAATGAGTCCGGTATACGGCACCGCCAGTCGCAGAATCGCCACCAACCGTTTAAAGTCCGAATCCGACACCGCATGTTTTTTCGTCAGCGCCTCAATATCCGTCCCGATCGCCGGCTCCAGCCGCGGAAATGAAATCGTATGCGGACCGACATTAAATTTTTCTTCGAGATGTATCGTATGATAAAGCAGAGCCATCGTTTCAAAACGCCAGTCATACAGTCCCAGCAGCGCGCCGATGCCGAGGTCATCAATACCCGCTTTCATCGCCCGGTCCAGACCGTGCAGCCGCCAGAGAAAATCCGACTTCGGACCGCCCTGATGAACCTGCGCATAGGTTTCACGATGATACGTTTCCTGAAAAATCTGATAGGTCCCGATGCCGGCGGATTTCACAGTTTTAAAACCGTCCACATCCAGCGGCGCCGCATTAATATTCACCCGCCGGATTTCGCCCGGCTCTTTTTTCACGGCATAGACCGCCTTCACGGTATCATGAATATACTGCGCATCGTATTTCGGGTGCTCACCGTAAACCATAATCAGACGTTTATGACCGAGATCCTCCAGCGCCTCGACTTCCGCCACCAGCTCATCATTCAGAAGCGTTTTCCGGTGCACCTCTTCATTATCCGCCCGGAAACCGCAATAGGCACAACGGTTCACACATTCGTTCCCCACATACAGAGGAGCGAAAAGTACAATGCGATTTCCGTAAATCCGGCGCTTCAGCTCGCGCGCCCCTTCGAAGATCTCCTCAACCAACTCCGGAGAATCCGCATTGATCAGCGTCGCCATTTCCTCCGGATCAAGCCGGTTTTTATCCAGCGATTTTTCAATAATTTCCCGCACCCGTTCCGCATCCGGATGCTTTGTTTTTTCCAACCATTGGAAAATCTCGTCATCGGGGATAAAGCTCTTCAGCCCTTCGGTATCAATCTTCGGTAATCCACTCATTTCATCACCTCATCATAAGCCGTCAACGCTGCCGGAAACGGGGACAGCACCCGTCGCAACACACCTTGCGTCTGCGCAATACACAGGCCGTAGTTTGTAATCGGCACCCCCGCCGCCTCACACTTTTCAATCCGGCTGAGCACTTCCCGCCGGTTCTGCATACAGCCGCCGCACTGCACCGCCAGTTTATATTCCGACAGGTTATCGGGAAAATCGTGCCCGGCATACACATCAACCTCCAGATCGATGCCTACATACTGACGCAGCCACCGCGGAATCTTCACCCGCCCGATATCATCCTCCAGCGCATGATGCGAACACGACTCCGCAATCAGCACCTTATCGCCCGGTTCCAACCGGTCAATCGCCGCCGCGCCCATCGCAAATTTTCGAAGATCGCCCTTCAGCCGCGCAAACAGAATTGAAAACGTCGTGCACGGAATTTCCGGCGGCGTATCCGCCACCATCTTCAGCACCATCTGCGAATCACAGACCGCCACATCCGGTTTCCGATTCAGCATCAAAAGCATATGCGCATATTCCCGCTCTTTGCAGACCAGCGTCGCCGCATCATTATCCAGCGCATCACGGATCGTCGAAACCTGCGGCAGAATCAGCCGTCCCTTCGGGGCCTGCAGATCAATCGGAACAATCAGCATCGCCAGCCCGCCCGGCTTCACCAGATCCCCGATCAGCGGCGGCGGTTGCAGAAACTCATCCGGACAAACTTTAATCAGTTCCGCTTTAAGCTCCGAAAGCACCCGTTCTCTCGAAGCGGAATCCGTGGAGTTGCAGGAAATACCGGACCACCCGGACAGATCCGACACATCGGACTTATTGGCAATACGGATAACCGGAATCCTGCGCTCCTCTGCCTTCGCCGCCACCCGGTCTTCAAATTCGGTAACTTCGGTCCCTTCGTGCAGCAGCAGAATCACATCCGCCCGATCAAACACCCGTTCAGTTCGGTCAATCCGTTTTTCTCCCAGCGCCGTCGTATCATCGATCCCCGCTGTATCCATAAAAACCACCGGACCGATCGGCAGCAGCTCCATCGGTTTCTCCACCACATCCGTCGTCGTACCCGCCTGCTCCGAAACAATCGAAACATCCTGCCCGGCAATCAGATTCAGAAACGACGATTTACCCACGTTTGTTCGCCCGAACAACGCAATATGAAGCCTTAAACTTTTCGGTGCTGTTTTCATAATAATTTAACCACGGAACACACTGAATACACGAATCAGTTCGCGATCCTCTCAATTTGGACTTTCGGGTAATGCCCGAAGTTAACAATGAGCCCAAGCTTATAGCCTGTAGCCTTCAGATAATTCTGAACCTGTGCCCGATGTTCATTGGCAATCTGCTGAACCGCTTTAACTTCAACAATAATATTTCCGTAACAGACAAAGTCGGGAATATATTTCTTCTTCAGCGACCGCCCTTTGTAATCAAGTGTTAACGGATGCCGGGCCTCAAAGGGAATGTCCTGCAACTCAAATTCAATTTCCAGGCATTCCTGGTATACGTCTTCTAAAAACCCGCATCCTTTCTCTTTATAAACCTCAAAACATGCACCGTTGATCTGATACCCTTCTTTTTCAAAAATAATACTCATCGGTGCCCTTTCGTGTGTTTC from Verrucomicrobia bacterium S94 carries:
- a CDS encoding ABC transporter ATP-binding protein → MNKFRRFLSYAKPYAGWLILAFILIMATTITINYLPVLVQKIMDEVLRADGTHTDRRLALLMKYGKIYALLAAAGYGVRYLQTLLTAWIGQKIVYDLRLSVYRKVLRLHQGYFDRTPVGTLLTRVTSDIERLQHFVTEGVVGSIADLFMIFGIMGYMIWFSPRLSISIFATLPFLFGIMYFVNTKLRNANRDIRDRQSKLNALIQEDLTGMTTIQLFNREASAIEDFDERNKHLRAAQFDEVRWFSLYFPTMESGQIMAQLITLTIGGLAIMGSSDAITLGTLIAFLAYLKGFFQPLGSLSDKAGSFQVAMASLERIFDLLDEKELIQDPENPENPDKLAGTIAFNQVSFAYVENNWVIKNLSFEVQPGQVLAVVGATGAGKSTIINLIGRFYDVQQGSVTIDGTDIRNFSKHDLRKRLGYVFQDPFIFTGSVADNISLGQPGITRADIEHAAKTVNAHDFVQAMPQGYDTILNERGAGLSLGQKQLLAMARALAQNPELLFVLDEATASVDTGTEILIQDALTKLMANRTSIVIAHRLSTIRNADRILVMRHGELIDQGTHDELMANDGYYRQLYELLEHAPA
- a CDS encoding SDR family oxidoreductase — protein: MKNVLILGATSDMAQAIAKKYAAEGWSLTLGALEADLLEPIASDLKVRSGTEVLTFKFDATDFSGHRKCYESLPVKPDAVIACFGYMSDQEKVRNDVEDIRQTIDINFTGMATILSVIAEDFEQRGRGAIAAISSVAGDRGRQSNYIYGSAKAGLSAFLGGLRNRLAEKGVHVMTVKPGFARTKMTENLELPAALTASPEQIAEAVFQGLEKKKNVIYILWMWRWIMLIIRCIPEFVFKKMKM
- a CDS encoding FAD-binding oxidoreductase; amino-acid sequence: MRKISDWGNYPVIEAEVNGFDTTEQLKRQLELPGDVIAFGNGRSYGDASLQDRVILTRRFNKFLSFDESTGELCCQAGVLLSEILDVFVPHGWFLPVTPGTKLITVGGAIAADVHGKNHHVDGSFGQHVLRMDIMRNDGSVISCSPTENAEFFNITVGGMGLSGIILNATFRLRKIETAYIKEETVRAANLEEIMDGFEMSEDWTYSVAWIDCLARGDAMGRSILMRGEHATTTDLVNQVHKNDPLTVKKGMHLGIPVNFPNFVLNPLSMKAFNFVYYNKTRPGKHEHVVDYNSFFYPLDAIADWNRIYGKRGFTQYQFVIPKAAGREGMRTILKRITDSGLGSFLAVLKLFGEQESFMSFPMAGYTLALDFPISVKAMSLFKELDAMVADYGGRLYLAKDSRMDAEMFEKTYPNADEFRQAIALLNEGGTRFASLQSKRIGITG
- a CDS encoding DNA recombination protein RmuC translates to MITTVLLILVLVVLAVMLMLILTGNTKVNTRLDEFARQIGVQNDQGTERIKKLEDIFRGLEKDLRGDVESVRVRVDESLEKNARQFGERMRELVETNEKRLGEISGKVEERLDKGFEKTSRVFEDVLKRLVEIDKAQEKIAELSGNVVSLQEVLSDKRSRGAFGEVQLNALIANIMPENSFSLQHTFSNGVRADCVLFLPEPTGTICIDSKFPLESFQKMVDFNLGDADRKAAEQQFRQDIRKHIKDIASKYIIPGETSDGAMMFIPAEAIFAEIHARYPELVEEAQRARVWLTSPTTMMAVLTTSRAVLKDAATRKQVHIIQEHLVALSKDFERFQSRMDKLATHIGQANKDVGLVQTSAKKISTRFSRIEKVELEDEDFQALEEPDA
- the hydE gene encoding [FeFe] hydrogenase H-cluster radical SAM maturase HydE yields the protein MIEPILEKACLTGNLTRAEIAALLSITDETMLQMLFDTAYAVKAEQVGRVAYFRGLIECSNICIKDCYYCGIRRSNKQVERFLMDEEEIFKEAMWAYDAEYGSCVIQSGERQDEEYIAMIERVVKRIADATGGTLGITLSLGEQTEDVYTRWKEAGAHRYLLRIETTNPELYAKIHPEDHSMDVRRECLKALRRTGYQVGTGVMIGLPGQTMEDLANDILFLKEIDIDMIGMGPYIPHSDTPMGKEIPAYTDEEKKAALQLGLKMIAVTRLVLRDVNIAAATALQALEYTGREQGLKCGANVIMPNLTETEFRPKYQLYDNKPCIDENSSMCRGCLSGRIKGIGETIGFNERGDSLHYRKRTVQ
- the hydG gene encoding [FeFe] hydrogenase H-cluster radical SAM maturase HydG, with product MSGLPKIDTEGLKSFIPDDEIFQWLEKTKHPDAERVREIIEKSLDKNRLDPEEMATLINADSPELVEEIFEGARELKRRIYGNRIVLFAPLYVGNECVNRCAYCGFRADNEEVHRKTLLNDELVAEVEALEDLGHKRLIMVYGEHPKYDAQYIHDTVKAVYAVKKEPGEIRRVNINAAPLDVDGFKTVKSAGIGTYQIFQETYHRETYAQVHQGGPKSDFLWRLHGLDRAMKAGIDDLGIGALLGLYDWRFETMALLYHTIHLEEKFNVGPHTISFPRLEPAIGTDIEALTKKHAVSDSDFKRLVAILRLAVPYTGLILTCREPTELRNEMLAFGVSQIDGGSSIGVGSYSNRDSESYKKSQFLLGDNRSLDEIIRELCNAGFIPSFCTGCYRKGRTGEHFMEFAIPGFVKRFCTPNAVLTFLEYLNDYASGETLAAGLKQIDRELEAMPESKAKDELRNRMQQVREGARDLYF
- the hydF gene encoding [FeFe] hydrogenase H-cluster maturation GTPase HydF — translated: MKTAPKSLRLHIALFGRTNVGKSSFLNLIAGQDVSIVSEQAGTTTDVVEKPMELLPIGPVVFMDTAGIDDTTALGEKRIDRTERVFDRADVILLLHEGTEVTEFEDRVAAKAEERRIPVIRIANKSDVSDLSGWSGISCNSTDSASRERVLSELKAELIKVCPDEFLQPPPLIGDLVKPGGLAMLIVPIDLQAPKGRLILPQVSTIRDALDNDAATLVCKEREYAHMLLMLNRKPDVAVCDSQMVLKMVADTPPEIPCTTFSILFARLKGDLRKFAMGAAAIDRLEPGDKVLIAESCSHHALEDDIGRVKIPRWLRQYVGIDLEVDVYAGHDFPDNLSEYKLAVQCGGCMQNRREVLSRIEKCEAAGVPITNYGLCIAQTQGVLRRVLSPFPAALTAYDEVMK
- a CDS encoding GxxExxY protein, with the translated sequence MSIIFEKEGYQINGACFEVYKEKGCGFLEDVYQECLEIEFELQDIPFEARHPLTLDYKGRSLKKKYIPDFVCYGNIIVEVKAVQQIANEHRAQVQNYLKATGYKLGLIVNFGHYPKVQIERIAN